A stretch of Arthrobacter sunyaminii DNA encodes these proteins:
- a CDS encoding 30S ribosomal protein bS22 translates to MGSVIKKRRKRMAKKKHRKLLRKTRHQRRNKK, encoded by the coding sequence GTGGGTTCAGTAATTAAGAAGCGCCGCAAGCGTATGGCAAAGAAGAAGCATCGTAAGCTGCTTCGCAAGACCCGCCACCAGCGTCGTAACAAGAAGTAA
- a CDS encoding helix-turn-helix domain-containing protein — MADEGNFSDVRFLTVSEVADVMRVSKMTVYRLVHSGELPAVRFGRSYRVPESAVQQVLKNAVSDRRTDTA; from the coding sequence ATGGCAGACGAGGGCAATTTCTCGGACGTTCGGTTTCTGACCGTGTCAGAAGTCGCGGACGTCATGCGTGTGTCCAAGATGACCGTGTACCGGCTGGTGCACTCCGGCGAGCTGCCGGCCGTCCGTTTTGGGCGCTCCTACCGGGTGCCTGAATCCGCGGTGCAGCAGGTGCTTAAAAACGCCGTCTCCGACCGCCGAACAGACACCGCGTAG
- a CDS encoding glutaredoxin family protein, translating into MTSSPAAPDLLLLTRPGCHLCADARKVLERISRDLSIEWREQSIEGDADLTSRFGEEIPVLMIDGVQRDFWQLDEARIRRLLEEGWPGLRPDSRRA; encoded by the coding sequence ATGACTTCTTCACCGGCTGCTCCGGACCTGCTCCTGCTTACCCGCCCGGGGTGCCATTTGTGTGCCGATGCGCGCAAGGTGCTGGAACGAATCAGCAGGGATTTGTCCATTGAGTGGCGCGAACAGTCCATTGAAGGCGATGCGGATCTGACGTCCCGGTTCGGCGAAGAGATTCCCGTGCTGATGATCGACGGCGTGCAGCGGGACTTCTGGCAGCTGGACGAGGCGAGGATCCGCCGGCTCCTGGAAGAGGGATGGCCCGGGCTTCGTCCGGACTCCCGCCGGGCATAG
- the resB gene encoding cytochrome c biogenesis protein ResB: MVRWAWTQLTSMRTALFLLLLLAVAAVPGSLFPQRPANPAVVTQYLKDNPDTGPWLDRLQLFDVYSSVWFSAIYLLLFISLIGCVIPRAKAHYRAMRSKPPRTPKRLSRLPEYGTLAVPASSGLTAAAAVKEAAQLLRKRGYRVDVRDLDTDRPSVGAERGFAKEIGNLVFHTALIGVLICIAIGGLFGYSGQKVVVEGESFVNTLVGYDSFTPGTSFTEEQLAPYSLTLDEFNVRFDRESPTHYGQPLDFTAEMTVKESPDAAEHTETLKVNAPLTIGGSRVYLVGNGYAPVVTVRDGDGNIALQGPVVSVPSDGMYTSLMVIKAPDAKPDQLGFVGFFLPTAMLDEQGVSYSGDPDPINPQLNLNAYYGDLGLDDGVPSNVYVLDTEDLTEINSRNLDAGGIVLGVGETYELPEGKGSISFDSIKRYAALDIHYDPAKIWVLVFATLSLTGLAASLFLARRRVWVRTGTHADGRIMVEYGLLARGEDQRLSTEAAAVRDLLQKQWLAGTGSVEDNGAGEASAPGSGQHTTDRDAEPGASADSSAAQKKETGKDS, translated from the coding sequence ATGGTTCGCTGGGCCTGGACCCAGCTCACCAGCATGCGCACTGCACTGTTCCTGCTGCTGCTGCTGGCCGTCGCCGCGGTGCCCGGATCGCTGTTTCCGCAGCGGCCGGCCAACCCCGCCGTCGTCACGCAGTACCTGAAGGACAACCCGGACACCGGCCCCTGGCTGGACCGGCTGCAGCTCTTCGACGTGTACTCGTCCGTCTGGTTCTCGGCGATTTACCTGCTGCTGTTCATCTCCCTGATCGGCTGCGTCATTCCGCGCGCCAAGGCACACTACCGCGCCATGCGCTCCAAGCCGCCGCGCACCCCCAAGCGGCTGTCCCGGCTGCCGGAGTACGGCACCTTGGCTGTGCCGGCGTCGTCGGGCCTCACCGCTGCCGCCGCCGTCAAGGAGGCCGCGCAGCTGCTGCGCAAGCGCGGCTACCGGGTGGATGTCCGGGACCTGGATACCGACCGTCCCTCCGTCGGAGCGGAACGCGGCTTCGCGAAGGAAATTGGAAACCTGGTGTTCCACACTGCCCTGATCGGCGTGCTGATCTGCATTGCCATCGGCGGGCTCTTTGGTTACAGCGGCCAGAAGGTGGTGGTGGAGGGGGAGTCCTTCGTCAACACCCTGGTGGGCTATGACTCGTTCACCCCGGGCACCAGCTTCACCGAGGAACAGCTGGCGCCCTACTCACTGACGTTGGACGAGTTCAACGTCCGGTTCGACCGCGAGTCGCCCACCCACTACGGCCAGCCCCTGGACTTCACCGCCGAAATGACGGTCAAAGAAAGCCCGGATGCTGCCGAGCATACTGAAACGCTCAAGGTCAACGCTCCGCTGACCATCGGCGGCAGCCGGGTCTACCTGGTCGGCAACGGCTATGCTCCGGTCGTCACGGTGCGCGACGGCGACGGCAACATCGCCCTGCAGGGGCCCGTGGTCTCCGTCCCCAGCGACGGCATGTACACGTCCCTGATGGTGATCAAGGCTCCGGATGCCAAGCCGGACCAGCTCGGTTTCGTGGGCTTCTTCCTGCCCACCGCCATGCTCGATGAACAGGGCGTGTCCTACTCCGGAGACCCCGATCCGATCAATCCGCAGCTCAACCTCAATGCGTACTACGGCGACCTGGGCCTGGATGACGGCGTGCCCAGCAACGTGTACGTCCTGGACACCGAGGACCTCACGGAAATCAACAGCCGCAACCTGGACGCCGGCGGCATTGTCCTGGGTGTTGGGGAAACCTATGAGCTGCCCGAGGGCAAGGGTTCCATCAGCTTTGACAGCATCAAGCGCTACGCTGCCCTGGACATCCACTACGATCCGGCGAAAATCTGGGTTCTGGTCTTCGCCACCCTCTCCCTCACGGGCCTGGCCGCTTCACTGTTCCTTGCCCGGCGACGTGTTTGGGTCCGCACCGGCACCCATGCCGACGGGCGGATCATGGTCGAATACGGGCTCCTGGCCCGAGGTGAAGACCAGCGCCTGTCCACTGAAGCTGCTGCCGTCCGCGATCTGCTGCAGAAGCAGTGGTTGGCGGGCACCGGCTCAGTGGAGGACAATGGCGCGGGGGAAGCATCTGCTCCGGGCTCCGGACAGCACACGACAGACCGGGACGCAGAGCCCGGAGCATCAGCGGACAGCAGTGCCGCGCAGAAGAAGGAAACAGGTAAGGACTCGTAA
- a CDS encoding HAD family hydrolase — MPRTTAVRAVEPMAAAVKPGEAAFFDVDNTLMRGASLFHVGRKMYQRRVFTLREAFGFARKQLRFMLQGENLKDVHSVRDAALTLATGLAASDIRILGEEVYDEMIESKIWPGTRALTEQHMKSGRPVWLVTGTPVEVASVIADRLHLTGALGTVSEIDGGLYTGRLVGEFLHGPAKAEGVRVLAEKENLDLQHCWAYSDSYNDVPLLSIVGHPVAINPDARLRRHARDRNWPIYDFRSGRRAATLGLKGATVAGGAYGLWRGFSWVRSR, encoded by the coding sequence ATGCCCAGAACCACCGCAGTACGAGCCGTCGAGCCCATGGCAGCGGCGGTCAAACCTGGCGAGGCTGCCTTCTTCGACGTCGACAACACTCTGATGCGCGGAGCAAGCCTTTTCCATGTGGGGCGCAAGATGTACCAGCGCCGGGTGTTCACGCTTCGCGAAGCGTTCGGCTTTGCCCGCAAACAGCTGCGGTTTATGCTGCAGGGCGAGAATCTCAAGGATGTTCACTCAGTGCGCGACGCCGCCCTGACGCTGGCCACCGGGCTGGCAGCCTCGGACATCCGCATTCTGGGCGAAGAAGTCTATGACGAGATGATCGAATCCAAGATTTGGCCGGGAACCCGTGCTCTCACCGAGCAGCATATGAAATCCGGCCGGCCGGTCTGGCTCGTCACCGGGACCCCCGTGGAGGTGGCCTCCGTGATTGCTGACCGGCTGCACCTGACCGGGGCGCTGGGAACGGTCAGTGAAATCGACGGCGGCCTCTACACCGGACGCCTGGTGGGCGAGTTCCTCCACGGCCCCGCCAAAGCCGAAGGCGTGCGGGTGCTCGCGGAAAAGGAAAACCTCGATCTGCAGCATTGCTGGGCGTACAGCGATTCCTATAACGACGTCCCCCTGCTGAGCATCGTGGGCCACCCCGTGGCCATCAACCCCGATGCCCGGCTGCGCCGCCATGCCCGGGACCGCAACTGGCCCATCTATGACTTCCGGTCCGGCCGGCGCGCCGCAACCCTGGGGCTAAAAGGTGCCACGGTGGCGGGCGGCGCTTACGGCCTGTGGCGCGGTTTTTCCTGGGTCCGCTCCCGCTAG
- the gdhA gene encoding NADP-specific glutamate dehydrogenase, whose translation MDPTLISVRDEVFRRNPGETEFHQAVVEVFDSLEPVLRKHPEFRDAAILERICEPERQIIFRVPWVDDKGQVQINRGFRVEFNSALGPFKGGLRFHPSVYLGIVKFLGFEQIFKNALTGMPIGGGKGGSDFDPRGKTDAEVMRFCQSFMTELYRHIGEYTDVPAGDIGVGGREIGYLFGQYKRITNRYESGVLTGKGTSWGGSLVRPEATGFGVVLFVEEMLKTRSLSLDGQRVIVSGSGNVAINAIAKAQSLGANVIACSDSQGYVVDESGIDVPLLREVKEVERGRMTDYAKRRGSSATYVPGGSIWDAGATVALPCATQNELNADDARTLVKSGVLAVAEGANMPCTPEAIEIFQEAGVLFGPGKAANAGGVATSALEMQQNASRDSWSFEHTERRLTEIMVNIHDNCAQTAEKYGSPGNYVVGANINGFVRVADAMLAQGVI comes from the coding sequence ATGGACCCAACACTCATCAGCGTCCGGGATGAAGTCTTTCGCCGCAATCCGGGCGAAACTGAATTTCATCAGGCGGTAGTCGAAGTTTTCGACAGTTTGGAGCCGGTGCTCCGGAAGCATCCCGAGTTCCGCGACGCCGCCATCCTGGAACGCATCTGTGAACCGGAACGCCAGATCATTTTCCGTGTTCCCTGGGTCGATGACAAAGGCCAGGTGCAAATCAACCGCGGTTTCCGCGTGGAGTTCAACTCGGCGCTCGGCCCGTTCAAGGGGGGCCTGCGGTTCCATCCCTCGGTCTACCTGGGCATCGTGAAGTTCCTCGGTTTCGAGCAGATTTTCAAGAATGCCCTGACCGGGATGCCCATCGGCGGCGGCAAAGGCGGATCCGATTTTGACCCGCGCGGCAAAACGGACGCCGAAGTCATGCGCTTCTGCCAGTCCTTCATGACTGAGCTCTACCGCCACATTGGCGAGTACACGGACGTCCCTGCGGGGGACATCGGTGTGGGTGGACGCGAAATCGGTTACCTGTTTGGCCAGTACAAGCGGATCACGAACCGATACGAGTCCGGCGTGCTGACCGGCAAAGGCACCAGTTGGGGCGGTTCGCTGGTGCGGCCCGAGGCCACCGGCTTCGGCGTGGTGCTGTTTGTCGAGGAAATGCTCAAGACCCGCAGCCTGAGCCTGGACGGCCAGCGCGTCATTGTCTCCGGCTCCGGAAACGTGGCCATCAACGCCATCGCCAAAGCACAGTCCCTCGGCGCAAACGTCATTGCATGTTCCGATTCCCAGGGTTACGTAGTGGATGAATCGGGCATTGATGTACCCCTGCTGCGCGAAGTGAAAGAGGTGGAGCGCGGCCGGATGACCGACTACGCCAAGCGCCGGGGCAGCTCAGCAACCTATGTTCCCGGTGGCTCCATCTGGGACGCCGGCGCCACAGTGGCCCTGCCCTGTGCCACGCAGAACGAGTTGAACGCCGACGATGCCCGGACGCTGGTGAAATCCGGAGTCCTGGCGGTGGCAGAGGGTGCCAACATGCCCTGCACGCCCGAGGCCATTGAAATCTTCCAGGAAGCCGGCGTGCTGTTTGGCCCCGGCAAGGCTGCCAACGCCGGCGGCGTAGCCACCTCCGCGCTGGAAATGCAGCAGAACGCCAGCCGTGATTCATGGTCCTTCGAGCACACCGAACGCCGTCTGACCGAGATCATGGTCAACATTCACGACAACTGTGCGCAGACGGCGGAAAAGTACGGCTCACCCGGAAACTATGTGGTGGGGGCGAACATCAACGGTTTTGTCCGGGTGGCCGATGCCATGCTCGCCCAGGGTGTGATCTAA
- a CDS encoding histidine phosphatase family protein — MSRASIHLVRHGEVFNPDGVLYGRLPEFHLSELGQQMARRVAGYFEAQKNDGAKLVHLVASPLTRAQETAAPIAASLGLDITTDERILEATNKFEGLSGVTSRLRNPKYWPLMYNPFKPSWGEPYAAQAERVMAAVTDARLRATELGGDRAEAVLVSHQLPIWVTRLSAEGRKLWHDPRNRQCTLTSVTSLDFDGDTLIAVRYAEPSADLLPGAANIPGA, encoded by the coding sequence ATGTCGCGTGCCTCGATCCATCTCGTCCGCCATGGAGAAGTCTTCAACCCTGACGGAGTCCTTTATGGACGCCTGCCGGAGTTCCACCTGTCGGAGCTGGGCCAGCAGATGGCCCGCCGTGTCGCCGGATACTTTGAGGCGCAGAAGAACGACGGCGCCAAGCTGGTTCATCTGGTGGCCTCACCGCTGACCCGGGCGCAGGAGACCGCCGCACCGATCGCCGCATCCCTGGGCCTGGACATCACCACCGACGAGCGCATCCTGGAAGCAACCAACAAGTTCGAAGGGCTCTCCGGCGTCACCAGCCGGCTGCGCAACCCGAAATACTGGCCGCTGATGTACAACCCCTTCAAGCCGTCCTGGGGTGAACCGTATGCCGCCCAGGCGGAGCGGGTCATGGCTGCCGTGACGGATGCACGACTGCGTGCCACCGAGCTTGGCGGGGACCGCGCCGAAGCCGTGCTGGTCAGCCACCAGCTGCCCATCTGGGTCACCCGGCTGTCCGCCGAGGGCCGCAAACTCTGGCATGATCCGCGCAACCGCCAGTGCACCCTTACCTCGGTAACCTCCCTGGATTTCGACGGCGACACCCTCATTGCTGTCCGGTATGCCGAGCCGTCCGCCGACCTTCTCCCCGGTGCAGCGAACATCCCGGGAGCATAA
- a CDS encoding TlpA family protein disulfide reductase has product MRRRSFLKLGAGLALGVPAVAAASGCAVEDPLAAQAKAGDNKNYIAGDGSVTEYASDQRGEPVQLEGTLFDGTTVSSSEFAGSVVVLNFWYAACAPCRKEAPDLVELHDTFEPEGARFFGVNIRDERNTAEAFERSFSIPYPSFQDKDGGILLAMTQFVPPSAVPTTLVLDREGRVAARILGLADKGTLKALISDALAA; this is encoded by the coding sequence ATGCGCCGCCGCTCCTTCCTGAAGCTGGGCGCCGGCCTGGCCCTCGGTGTGCCCGCAGTGGCGGCAGCATCGGGCTGCGCGGTGGAGGATCCGCTGGCAGCGCAGGCCAAAGCGGGGGACAACAAGAACTACATCGCCGGTGACGGCTCCGTCACCGAATATGCCTCTGACCAGCGCGGCGAGCCCGTGCAGCTGGAAGGCACCCTGTTTGACGGCACCACCGTCTCGTCGTCGGAATTCGCCGGCAGCGTGGTGGTGCTGAACTTCTGGTACGCCGCCTGTGCGCCCTGCCGTAAGGAAGCTCCGGATCTGGTGGAACTTCACGACACGTTCGAACCCGAGGGGGCACGCTTCTTCGGAGTGAACATCAGAGATGAACGCAATACTGCGGAAGCCTTTGAGCGGTCGTTCAGCATTCCCTATCCCAGCTTCCAGGACAAGGACGGCGGAATTCTGCTGGCCATGACCCAGTTCGTGCCGCCGTCGGCCGTTCCCACCACGCTGGTCCTGGACCGTGAAGGCCGCGTGGCTGCGCGCATCCTGGGCCTGGCGGACAAGGGCACCTTGAAGGCCCTGATCTCCGACGCGCTGGCAGCTTAG
- a CDS encoding redox-sensing transcriptional repressor Rex, with amino-acid sequence MSNSEEPAPAGAVVHRHIPPASLARLTIYLRALGALLAEGVERVSSDELAAAAGVNSPKLRKDLSYLGSYGTRGVGYEVSYLSDQISAALGLTRNWRVAIIGAGNLGKALAGYPGFGSRGFEVVALFDADQMVVGQEVGWLRVSPVKDLEAVVHRTRANMAVLAVPAEVAQELCDSVIASGITSILSFAPVVLQVPDHVQLRKVDMATELQILAYHAQRAQASDIAAQARARLAT; translated from the coding sequence GTGAGCAATTCTGAGGAACCCGCACCGGCAGGAGCAGTTGTCCACCGGCACATTCCGCCTGCCTCCCTGGCCCGGCTCACCATTTACCTGCGGGCGCTGGGCGCGCTGCTGGCGGAGGGTGTGGAGCGCGTCTCGTCCGACGAACTGGCGGCAGCGGCGGGAGTCAACTCTCCGAAACTGCGCAAAGACCTGTCCTACCTGGGCTCCTACGGAACCCGCGGCGTGGGATATGAGGTCTCCTACCTGAGCGACCAGATCTCAGCTGCGCTGGGGCTGACGCGCAATTGGCGGGTTGCCATCATAGGCGCCGGAAACCTCGGCAAGGCGCTGGCAGGATATCCGGGGTTCGGATCGCGCGGCTTCGAAGTGGTGGCCCTGTTTGACGCCGATCAAATGGTCGTAGGACAGGAAGTTGGCTGGCTGCGGGTGAGCCCCGTCAAGGATTTGGAAGCCGTGGTTCACCGTACGCGGGCCAACATGGCGGTGCTGGCTGTTCCCGCCGAGGTGGCCCAGGAATTGTGTGACAGCGTTATCGCAAGCGGCATTACCAGCATCCTGAGCTTCGCGCCCGTGGTGCTCCAGGTTCCGGATCACGTTCAGCTGCGCAAGGTGGACATGGCCACCGAACTTCAGATTCTGGCCTACCACGCCCAGCGGGCTCAGGCCTCGGATATAGCGGCGCAGGCGCGGGCCCGGCTCGCCACGTAG
- a CDS encoding ArsR/SmtB family transcription factor, producing MVIDDVFAVIAEGTRRELLGALRSGDKSVGTLVEELEVSQPTVSKHLKVLREAGLVSMRAEGQKRYYSLQTAPLEEIVLWLRAFDLPSFSAASAADSRLASVTAGSAVAPSRQGRPLFTGRSGAPDPRSAAAVSAAALEPGSAEASPAGVDPALAPHLGRTVGRAAERAADLLGQFPKFRRRRS from the coding sequence ATGGTCATCGATGATGTTTTTGCGGTCATTGCGGAAGGCACCCGCCGTGAACTGCTGGGAGCGCTGCGCAGCGGAGACAAATCCGTGGGCACACTCGTGGAGGAGCTGGAAGTCAGCCAGCCCACTGTGTCGAAGCACCTGAAGGTTCTCCGTGAGGCTGGGCTGGTCAGCATGCGGGCCGAGGGGCAAAAGCGCTACTACTCGCTGCAGACAGCTCCGCTGGAGGAGATTGTGCTGTGGCTGCGCGCGTTTGACCTGCCCTCGTTCTCGGCGGCATCCGCGGCAGACTCCCGGCTCGCGTCCGTAACCGCGGGATCGGCAGTTGCGCCCTCACGTCAGGGAAGGCCGCTGTTCACCGGCCGGTCAGGGGCGCCGGATCCCCGTTCCGCAGCGGCGGTCTCAGCGGCCGCACTGGAGCCCGGAAGCGCAGAGGCATCACCTGCCGGCGTGGATCCGGCCCTCGCGCCCCATCTGGGCCGCACTGTGGGCAGGGCTGCTGAACGCGCCGCAGACCTGCTGGGGCAGTTCCCGAAGTTCCGGCGTCGCCGCTCCTAG
- the ccsB gene encoding c-type cytochrome biogenesis protein CcsB yields MPSIDYALAEYSELFMLLAAFAYTVAFLAFTWDLAKSSKTIQAVESKLSEQKAGAPVPAHAGASARSGRAGSDTYLADGNVRGWDADGTAADGGAVAQTADASMGYVGARRNTARVGVALTVLGALIHTAAVVTRGLAAHRVPWGNMYEFCTTGALVVAVVFLLVLLKRDLRFLGTFVVALILTMMMVATIGFPTPVAHLIPALQSYWLIIHVSVAVIASALFTLTFAMSVLQLLQADRESKIRAGGTSKLTFLRIVPSAQALENFAYRINAVAFVLWTFTLMAGSVWAEQAWGRYWGWDTKEVWTFVIWVVYAGYLHARATRGWTGTRAAWLSIVGYLCVVFNFTIVNVFFAGLHSYSGV; encoded by the coding sequence ATGCCCTCCATTGACTACGCCCTCGCTGAGTACAGCGAGCTGTTCATGCTGTTGGCGGCGTTCGCCTATACGGTGGCGTTCCTTGCCTTCACCTGGGATCTTGCCAAGAGCAGCAAAACCATCCAGGCCGTGGAATCCAAGCTCTCCGAGCAGAAGGCCGGGGCGCCGGTACCGGCGCATGCCGGTGCATCCGCCCGCTCGGGCCGCGCCGGATCGGACACATATCTGGCGGACGGCAACGTACGCGGCTGGGATGCCGACGGTACAGCTGCCGACGGCGGTGCCGTGGCCCAGACAGCCGATGCCTCCATGGGCTACGTCGGAGCGCGCCGGAACACCGCGCGCGTCGGCGTTGCACTGACCGTCCTGGGCGCCCTGATCCACACCGCTGCCGTGGTTACCCGGGGGCTCGCCGCCCACCGGGTGCCCTGGGGCAACATGTACGAGTTCTGCACCACCGGCGCCCTCGTAGTCGCCGTCGTGTTCCTGCTGGTGCTGCTCAAGCGGGACCTGCGCTTCCTTGGCACCTTTGTGGTGGCTCTGATCCTGACCATGATGATGGTTGCGACCATTGGCTTCCCGACGCCGGTGGCCCACCTGATTCCGGCGCTGCAAAGCTACTGGCTCATCATTCACGTGTCGGTCGCCGTCATTGCTTCCGCGCTCTTCACGCTGACCTTCGCCATGTCCGTCCTGCAGCTGCTGCAGGCGGACCGCGAGTCCAAGATTCGCGCCGGCGGCACCTCCAAGCTCACGTTCCTGCGGATTGTTCCCTCCGCCCAGGCCCTGGAGAACTTCGCCTACCGCATCAACGCCGTGGCCTTCGTGCTGTGGACCTTCACCCTCATGGCAGGGTCCGTCTGGGCCGAGCAGGCCTGGGGCCGGTACTGGGGCTGGGACACCAAGGAAGTCTGGACCTTCGTGATCTGGGTCGTGTATGCCGGCTACCTGCATGCCCGTGCCACCCGCGGCTGGACCGGCACCCGTGCCGCCTGGCTCTCGATCGTCGGCTACCTTTGCGTGGTCTTCAACTTCACGATCGTCAACGTCTTCTTCGCCGGCCTGCACAGCTACTCCGGCGTCTAA
- a CDS encoding YceI family protein, protein MMIPSGLTTGTWTLDGSHSEIGFTVRHAGISKVRGNFDDVTAVMEIGPSLEDSAINAVIQSASFNSNDANRDGHVKGADFFDVEQFPELTFTVTGIEGSGETYRVSGDLTIKGITRPVVLDTEFNGVAVDPFGATRAGFSGSTVISRKDFGLTWNAALETGGVLVGDKVTISVDAAFVAAA, encoded by the coding sequence ATCATGATCCCCAGCGGACTCACCACCGGTACCTGGACCCTCGACGGCTCGCACAGCGAGATCGGTTTCACTGTCCGCCACGCGGGCATCAGCAAGGTGCGCGGCAACTTTGACGACGTCACCGCCGTGATGGAAATCGGGCCCTCGCTTGAGGATTCCGCCATCAACGCCGTCATCCAGTCAGCTTCCTTCAACTCGAACGACGCCAACCGCGACGGCCACGTCAAGGGCGCCGACTTCTTCGACGTCGAGCAGTTCCCCGAGCTGACCTTCACCGTCACCGGCATCGAGGGCTCCGGTGAAACCTACCGGGTGTCCGGCGACCTCACGATCAAGGGCATTACCCGTCCGGTGGTCCTGGACACCGAGTTCAACGGCGTAGCCGTGGATCCCTTCGGCGCCACCCGCGCCGGCTTCTCCGGTTCCACCGTCATCAGCCGCAAGGACTTCGGCCTGACCTGGAATGCCGCTCTGGAGACCGGCGGCGTCCTTGTCGGTGACAAGGTGACCATCAGCGTTGACGCAGCCTTCGTGGCCGCAGCCTAA
- a CDS encoding cytochrome c biogenesis CcdA family protein: protein MLPSALAAGVPAALPAANVFAETILNGSMLLAIPVAALAGLVSFLSPCVLPLVPGYLGYVTGLTGVDLQKQRRGRMLVGIGLFVLGFSAVFVIIGAGVGQLGGWLRGADQAWIPQVLGAAIIVLGIVFMGGLSWFQRDRKITARPPAGLWGAPLLGITFGLGWAPCLGPTLSAVQLLSFSGDDATAAKGAFLTFIYCLGLGLPFLLIALGFRRGMGALGVFRRHRLALQRFGGGMLIALGVLMITGVWNIWINNLQGWLDSVTLPI, encoded by the coding sequence ATGCTTCCCTCAGCCCTCGCCGCCGGTGTGCCTGCCGCCCTGCCGGCCGCCAATGTTTTCGCCGAAACCATCCTGAACGGATCCATGCTGCTGGCCATTCCGGTGGCAGCCCTCGCCGGCCTCGTCTCGTTCCTTTCTCCGTGCGTTCTGCCGCTGGTTCCCGGCTACCTGGGCTACGTCACCGGCCTGACCGGTGTTGACCTGCAGAAGCAGCGCCGCGGGCGGATGCTGGTAGGAATCGGCCTGTTCGTGCTCGGTTTTTCCGCCGTCTTTGTCATCATCGGTGCCGGGGTGGGCCAACTGGGCGGCTGGCTGCGCGGCGCGGATCAGGCTTGGATTCCGCAGGTCCTCGGCGCAGCCATCATCGTCCTGGGCATCGTCTTCATGGGCGGCCTGAGCTGGTTCCAGCGGGACCGGAAGATCACCGCCCGCCCGCCGGCGGGGCTGTGGGGCGCGCCGCTGCTGGGCATCACGTTCGGACTGGGGTGGGCCCCCTGCCTTGGCCCCACACTCTCGGCCGTGCAGCTGCTGTCCTTCTCCGGAGATGATGCCACCGCCGCCAAGGGCGCGTTCCTGACGTTCATCTATTGCCTCGGACTTGGCCTGCCGTTCCTGCTGATCGCTCTCGGATTCCGGCGGGGCATGGGCGCCCTGGGTGTCTTCCGCCGCCACCGGCTTGCGCTGCAGCGTTTCGGCGGCGGAATGCTGATCGCACTCGGTGTCCTGATGATCACAGGCGTCTGGAACATCTGGATCAACAATCTCCAAGGTTGGTTGGATAGTGTGACCCTGCCGATCTGA